The following proteins are encoded in a genomic region of Magnolia sinica isolate HGM2019 chromosome 1, MsV1, whole genome shotgun sequence:
- the LOC131242572 gene encoding uncharacterized protein LOC131242572, translating into MVLAVSTTPPTRGSGSSPLTCRGCNKVGHVVAQCKEWCAYCRRTGHGIQDCRTRANASSFGRGRGSRGRGRGRALSATAATISCEPSVSDSASTASAEGLSSPLTPAMLQQIVQALSAAGLSGSGNGEGAWEG; encoded by the exons atggtgcttgctgtgtccaccactccaccaacacgtggttctggttcctctcctttgacttgtcgcgggtgcaacaaggtgggtcatgttgtcgctcaatgcaaggaatggtgcgcttattgtcgacggactggtcatggtattcaggactgccgtacacgtgccAATGCATCTTCGTTCGGGCGTGGACGTGGAAgtcgtggtcgtggccgtggtcgtgctctttctgctactgctgccactatttcttgtgaGCCGTCTGTTAGTGATTCTGCATCTACTGCTTccgctgaaggtctttcatctccgttgactcctgcgatgctccagcaaatcgttcaggccctttctgcggccggtttgtcag gatctggcaacggggaaggtgcttgggaggggtag